The following are from one region of the Chromobacterium phragmitis genome:
- a CDS encoding glycosyltransferase: MNTAINLSVVIPVYNEQDVLQALFDRLYPALDALNLRYEIVFVNDGSRDKSAAMLADQFGLRPDVTRVVLFNGNFGQHRAILAGFEHSRGERVVTLDADLQNPPEDIQLLLAEMDKGHDYVGSIRRQRNDSMWRHLASRAMNRLREKLTRIKMTDQGCMMRAYSRRIIDTINQCNELHTFIPALAYQFAQHPTEVVVGHEERFAGESKYSLYSLIRLNFDLMTGFSIVPLQWFSLMGMAVSAGSGILVAYLVLRRLIIGPEEGGLFTLFAIAFFLIGIALFGIGLLGEYIGRIYQEVRSRPRYVIQAVLEQKEKQA; the protein is encoded by the coding sequence ATGAATACCGCCATCAACCTTTCCGTCGTCATCCCGGTCTACAACGAGCAGGACGTGCTGCAGGCGCTGTTCGACCGCCTGTACCCGGCGCTGGACGCGCTGAACCTGCGCTATGAGATCGTGTTCGTCAACGATGGCAGCCGCGACAAGAGCGCGGCCATGCTGGCCGACCAATTCGGCCTGCGGCCCGACGTCACCCGCGTGGTGCTGTTCAACGGCAACTTCGGCCAGCACCGCGCCATCCTCGCCGGCTTCGAGCACAGCCGCGGCGAGCGCGTGGTGACGCTGGACGCCGATCTGCAGAATCCGCCGGAAGACATCCAGCTGCTGTTGGCCGAGATGGACAAGGGCCATGACTACGTCGGCTCCATCCGCCGCCAGCGCAACGACAGCATGTGGCGCCACCTGGCCAGCCGGGCGATGAACCGCCTGCGCGAGAAGCTGACCCGGATCAAGATGACCGACCAGGGCTGCATGATGCGCGCCTACAGCCGCCGCATCATCGACACCATCAATCAGTGCAACGAGCTGCATACCTTCATCCCGGCGCTGGCCTACCAGTTCGCGCAGCATCCGACCGAGGTGGTCGTCGGCCATGAAGAGCGCTTCGCCGGCGAGTCCAAATACTCGCTGTACAGCCTGATCCGCCTGAACTTCGACCTGATGACCGGCTTCTCCATCGTGCCGCTGCAATGGTTTTCGCTGATGGGCATGGCGGTGTCGGCCGGCTCGGGCATCCTGGTGGCATACCTGGTCCTGCGCCGCCTGATCATCGGTCCGGAAGAAGGCGGCCTGTTCACGCTGTTCGCCATCGCCTTCTTCCTGATCGGCATCGCGCTGTTCGGCATCGGCCTGTTGGGCGAATACATCGGCCGCATCTACCAGGAAGTGCGCTCGCGGCCTCGCTACGTGATCCAGGCGGTGCTGGAACAGAAGGAGAAACAGGCATGA